The following coding sequences lie in one Tichowtungia aerotolerans genomic window:
- a CDS encoding glycoside hydrolase family 99-like domain-containing protein: MMSLLCAGLIFTLGAPHDGVPVPQPPASSYEVGAILCDLWNQGEHLGWDPIKPYLSRKPHLGWYDQDNPDVWDWQIRWARNYGIKWFLHCWYNRTPENEPIVDNPRLNAIEIIEKADLKNHIRYAIAWTIGTSGDARSAADIQTNLYSYWKEHYFSNPRYFTFDGKLVVGIIGWQHLIDRMGSTTAVAQCLDALRAQAVADGFSGILFIARNENPAQSVCSLVIDCGFDAQFSYASAAGYDYMDAYEWFEDQQMMRIEGKNQWLTDIPTMSMGWFKEPWLPQTHGLILHINPDEYKDLTGDVKTFMDSQPEGALNRKLALMGTWNEYGEGHWVMPTAHHGFGFLNAVRETFTDGGSLEDDVPTDEQIAAYEARNRDWAMHLKLDETAGSSAADASMFRHDGVLSGGCAWHSAGGVDGGALELDGSSGYIRLAEPAEAGWMHEPAGTRTVMMWVNADTVSGTQTLFDEGGTHESGSFGFGMQINDGLLEARYMYNGGRQTVSASFPFVGSWHHVAYVFTAYGGGADNRGIHRYSLYIDGVLVDYVDDTLPGSLRFHQDAGAVGATADGDVFGTYGPGVSHHFDGMIDDVIVSYRVLNVLQIHDAAGLFQDEPKMEPGFFVIEMPDWARWYDVELMRDYSSPVVVVSPPTFFEDDPCVMRMKNFTARGFETQLAEFHGSDHVRRKHENCAFLAVESGAYSVGEHKLEAGRISPVNLNWQTVDFQQAYSNAPVVVCSLGGRMDDQRCSVRVKDVTASGFKVCVQEGEGYTDETHNDETIHYIAAEEGVFDFHGTRFHVFRDEIDSTFAEVGYGETLSYGGCLAQIETFNDSEPCSLRINDSDRRAYDDRSVVIKIEEDVMMDAEQVHSSESVGFIAFGQKSATGWQAVLESVDDSWINGNVQDDNYGSDTTARLRNDNAADWAQNHSLFKFETAAVTNNLEAGEMIDVTAVRIRFYTSLKSWPSFPTNFSDVVMVRNTDDFSETNVMWSTAPSVDEQEVESLTWFGLSSSPTYFTGTNAVSSGGWLEFQSEGAADLVEGWVNGTVPNYGITIRGGTNYAGTSRSFYLITGDHTTEAVRPEIILDYNVVPAQSLGEE; encoded by the coding sequence ATGATGTCTCTCCTGTGCGCCGGCCTTATTTTCACGCTTGGAGCTCCTCATGACGGGGTTCCTGTGCCGCAGCCTCCGGCGAGTTCCTATGAGGTCGGGGCGATTCTTTGTGACCTGTGGAATCAGGGGGAACACCTTGGGTGGGACCCCATCAAACCTTACCTGAGTCGCAAGCCGCACCTCGGATGGTACGATCAGGACAATCCGGACGTCTGGGACTGGCAGATCCGTTGGGCCCGCAACTACGGCATCAAGTGGTTTCTTCACTGCTGGTATAACCGGACGCCGGAAAATGAGCCGATTGTGGATAACCCCCGGTTGAACGCCATTGAAATCATTGAGAAGGCCGATCTTAAAAACCATATCCGTTATGCCATTGCCTGGACGATCGGGACATCGGGCGATGCGCGCAGTGCTGCCGATATCCAGACCAACCTTTACAGTTACTGGAAAGAGCATTATTTCAGCAACCCGCGTTATTTCACGTTCGACGGCAAGCTCGTGGTCGGCATTATCGGCTGGCAGCACCTGATTGACCGCATGGGCAGCACGACAGCGGTGGCGCAATGTTTGGATGCGTTGCGTGCGCAAGCCGTTGCGGACGGTTTCAGCGGTATTCTGTTTATTGCGCGCAATGAAAACCCGGCGCAGTCCGTCTGTTCATTGGTTATTGATTGCGGGTTTGATGCCCAGTTTTCTTATGCTTCAGCTGCGGGCTATGACTACATGGACGCGTATGAATGGTTTGAAGATCAGCAGATGATGAGGATCGAAGGGAAAAACCAGTGGCTGACCGATATTCCCACCATGAGTATGGGGTGGTTTAAAGAACCGTGGTTGCCGCAAACGCATGGTCTTATCCTTCATATCAACCCGGATGAATACAAGGACCTGACCGGGGACGTGAAAACATTTATGGATTCCCAGCCTGAAGGCGCGTTGAACCGAAAACTTGCACTGATGGGAACGTGGAACGAGTACGGTGAAGGGCATTGGGTGATGCCGACGGCGCATCACGGGTTCGGTTTTCTGAATGCCGTTCGGGAAACGTTTACCGATGGCGGTTCTCTCGAAGATGATGTTCCAACGGATGAGCAGATTGCTGCTTATGAAGCGCGTAACCGCGATTGGGCAATGCATCTGAAGTTGGACGAAACGGCCGGTTCTTCCGCAGCCGATGCGTCGATGTTCAGGCATGACGGCGTGCTGTCCGGCGGCTGCGCATGGCATTCTGCGGGAGGGGTTGACGGCGGCGCTCTTGAACTGGACGGAAGTTCGGGATACATCCGTCTGGCTGAACCGGCCGAGGCCGGCTGGATGCATGAGCCGGCCGGGACGCGCACGGTGATGATGTGGGTTAACGCCGATACAGTTTCGGGAACGCAGACCCTTTTTGATGAGGGCGGAACCCATGAAAGCGGTTCATTCGGGTTTGGAATGCAGATTAATGACGGTTTGCTGGAAGCGCGGTACATGTATAACGGGGGAAGACAGACGGTCAGTGCGTCGTTTCCTTTCGTCGGCAGCTGGCATCATGTGGCCTATGTTTTTACCGCCTATGGCGGTGGTGCGGATAACCGGGGGATTCATCGCTATTCCCTGTATATTGACGGCGTGCTTGTTGATTATGTGGATGACACGCTTCCGGGATCGTTGCGGTTTCATCAGGATGCCGGAGCGGTCGGCGCCACGGCAGACGGCGATGTGTTCGGTACATACGGGCCTGGGGTGTCTCATCATTTTGATGGTATGATTGATGATGTCATTGTGTCATATCGTGTGTTGAACGTGCTTCAGATTCATGATGCTGCCGGGTTGTTTCAGGACGAGCCGAAAATGGAGCCGGGCTTTTTTGTGATTGAAATGCCGGACTGGGCCCGCTGGTATGATGTGGAGCTGATGCGGGACTACAGCAGCCCGGTCGTTGTGGTCAGTCCGCCGACCTTTTTTGAAGACGATCCGTGCGTAATGCGCATGAAAAATTTTACAGCCCGCGGATTTGAAACACAGCTCGCCGAGTTTCATGGATCGGATCATGTGCGTCGCAAACACGAAAACTGCGCGTTTCTGGCCGTAGAAAGCGGGGCGTATTCCGTTGGAGAACATAAACTGGAGGCGGGACGGATCAGTCCAGTCAATCTGAACTGGCAGACGGTTGATTTTCAGCAGGCTTATTCCAATGCTCCGGTAGTGGTGTGCTCGTTGGGAGGCCGTATGGATGATCAGCGTTGTTCGGTGCGGGTAAAAGATGTTACGGCATCGGGATTCAAGGTGTGTGTGCAGGAAGGCGAGGGCTACACGGACGAAACCCATAATGACGAAACCATTCATTACATTGCTGCCGAAGAGGGTGTTTTTGATTTTCACGGAACCCGCTTTCATGTGTTTCGGGATGAGATCGACAGCACCTTTGCCGAGGTGGGGTATGGTGAAACATTAAGTTATGGCGGTTGTCTGGCGCAGATTGAAACGTTTAATGATTCCGAACCGTGCAGTCTGCGGATCAATGATTCCGATCGGCGGGCTTACGACGATCGTTCGGTGGTTATTAAAATTGAAGAGGATGTGATGATGGACGCAGAACAGGTTCACTCTTCGGAAAGCGTCGGTTTTATTGCTTTTGGACAGAAATCGGCAACCGGCTGGCAAGCCGTTCTTGAGAGTGTGGATGATTCGTGGATCAATGGAAATGTTCAGGATGATAATTATGGCTCTGATACAACAGCGAGACTGCGGAATGATAATGCAGCAGATTGGGCACAGAATCATTCGTTATTTAAGTTCGAAACTGCGGCAGTGACCAATAATCTGGAGGCTGGTGAGATGATTGATGTGACTGCTGTCCGGATACGGTTCTATACCTCGTTGAAGAGTTGGCCGTCTTTCCCGACCAATTTTAGTGATGTGGTGATGGTTCGTAATACAGACGATTTCAGTGAAACCAATGTGATGTGGAGCACGGCCCCGTCTGTGGATGAACAGGAGGTGGAAAGTCTGACGTGGTTTGGACTCTCTTCATCGCCCACGTATTTTACCGGCACCAATGCTGTTTCTTCCGGTGGCTGGCTGGAGTTTCAATCAGAAGGCGCGGCAGATCTCGTGGAAGGATGGGTGAACGGTACCGTTCCGAATTATGGGATCACGATTCGGGGAGGCACGAATTATGCCGGCACGTCGCGAAGCTTCTACCTGATTACCGGAGATCATACGACGGAAGCTGTTCGTCCTGAAATTATTCTGGATTATAATGTGGTTCCCGCGCAGTCGTTGGGAGAGGAATGA
- a CDS encoding sulfatase family protein — MSLRKQPNILFVFSDQHRWCDLGCYGSADVISPNFDRFAHDGLQFNQCISNAPVCVPARGSLLTGLYPLKHGAITNDLPIRTGVESVADVLNSAGYHTGYIGKWHLGGVPRNQAVREGHRLGFKEWKVNNCDHSYMSSFYYDEQDVRHEIDGYDAETYTSLAIDFMERSSDAPWGLWLSWGPPHDPYFDVPQKYLDLYADKQLSLRGNVSEKITDRLDMDRYWDREQAEKNLHGYYAHITALDDQFGRIVQALEKTGQLKNTIIVYTSDHGDQLGSQGWTNKQLPFEESVRVPLLMQGPGVRTGICEELIGLADLPASLLSHAEQKLPASDGDDLSALFSDSNSVGQDACYIFDLVPCHQSIWRGTDAWRGVRTKTHTYACHADGAPWVLFDNIADPEQKNNLAGSPDFQTLENRLHQMTVELSAKHDALLPWPELLAQNGLVAEWNKSQRHFGLPELCDDKESRP; from the coding sequence ATGAGTCTGCGTAAACAGCCGAATATTCTTTTCGTGTTTTCCGATCAGCATCGCTGGTGCGATCTGGGCTGCTACGGGAGTGCCGACGTGATTTCGCCGAACTTTGACCGTTTCGCACACGACGGTCTTCAGTTTAATCAGTGTATTTCCAACGCGCCGGTCTGCGTGCCGGCGCGAGGGTCTCTGCTGACCGGTCTCTATCCGCTGAAGCATGGTGCGATTACCAATGATCTGCCAATTCGCACCGGTGTGGAGAGCGTGGCTGATGTGCTGAATTCCGCCGGATATCACACCGGTTATATCGGCAAGTGGCATCTTGGCGGTGTGCCGCGCAATCAGGCGGTTCGGGAGGGACATCGTCTTGGATTCAAGGAGTGGAAGGTTAATAACTGCGATCACAGTTACATGAGCTCCTTCTATTATGATGAACAGGATGTCCGGCACGAAATCGATGGATACGATGCGGAAACCTATACCTCGCTGGCAATCGATTTTATGGAGCGTTCTTCTGATGCTCCATGGGGCCTGTGGCTTTCCTGGGGACCGCCGCATGATCCATATTTTGATGTGCCGCAGAAATATCTGGACCTGTATGCGGATAAGCAACTGAGTCTTCGCGGGAATGTGTCAGAAAAGATCACAGATCGTCTGGATATGGACCGCTATTGGGATCGCGAACAGGCTGAAAAAAACCTGCATGGCTATTACGCACACATTACCGCGCTGGACGATCAGTTTGGGCGGATTGTCCAGGCATTGGAAAAAACCGGTCAGCTTAAAAATACGATTATTGTGTATACCAGCGACCACGGCGACCAGCTCGGCTCGCAGGGCTGGACTAACAAACAACTGCCGTTCGAGGAGTCGGTCCGCGTGCCGTTGCTGATGCAGGGGCCGGGAGTTAGAACCGGAATCTGTGAAGAACTGATCGGCCTAGCCGATCTGCCGGCTAGCTTACTCTCTCATGCAGAGCAGAAACTGCCGGCGTCGGACGGCGATGATTTGAGCGCGCTTTTTTCCGATTCAAACTCCGTCGGGCAGGACGCCTGTTATATTTTCGATCTGGTTCCCTGTCATCAGTCGATCTGGCGCGGCACGGATGCGTGGCGCGGTGTGCGCACAAAAACACACACGTATGCCTGCCATGCCGACGGTGCGCCGTGGGTGCTGTTTGATAACATTGCCGACCCGGAGCAGAAAAACAATCTGGCCGGCAGTCCTGATTTCCAAACCTTAGAAAACAGACTGCATCAAATGACAGTGGAGCTTTCTGCAAAGCACGATGCATTGCTGCCATGGCCGGAGCTGCTGGCTCAAAACGGGTTGGTGGCAGAATGGAATAAAAGCCAGCGTCATTTCGGGTTGCCAGAATTGTGTGATGACAAGGAGAGCAGGCCATGA
- a CDS encoding FAD-dependent oxidoreductase: MNINPSRRDFMKVAGATGLAVSFANNGFSFELNRLPLQEIENPMRRLKPFRAPKRPVQEAVPGFLWIDAGQFDSYGGWELDTFFTDLAAASGYLLANRFIGPPVDDAVTTVNIPESGRWHLWVRARNWLPEHSPGQFKVLVNGKESDHVFGAAASDQWVWESGGAYELSGGKTELRLQDLTGHLSRVSSLILTRDETYRPPQDRDAMLQERARLSGISLLPADRGNFDVVVVGGGPAGVPAAIAAARNGCRVALIHDRPVLGGNASLELMVPPNGAARHETFDRETGIIEEIRCEGCIHSPRKDHGKVSYAMEFVVANEPNITLFLNENADKVTTTGNKIRSVESHNTLTGERSVYRGETFIDCTGDGWIGYYAGADYRFGREARSEFNEAFAPEEADKKTMSGTLSNGATKDGYFYYVVERKKPVEFSLPKWGVKIPNPERFMDKRKGESAFNIGASWFEYPGDVDDLYGQEEARDYLYRIVAGIWGFFKNHWADKEKAANFELLDIPTKLGMRETRRLVGDHILNQNEVENAELFEDRVAYAGWTLDVHHPDGVMGYERFTAYKRVPVNHIPYRSLYSKNINNLLFAGRNGSFSAIALGAVRVEVTCSSMGQAAGTAAALCKKHDCAPREIYKRHLKELQQQLLKDDQYIIGMVNEDPEDRALVATANASGSMRPETGPENVNNGIARPFEGKPNCWESRPLSEGPQWVEVELPKPEKINAVYLAFDTGLSQRWMKMATPEIEGLVKSYAVSCFDGSEWHTVAADRKNYQRRVICRFQGLETKKIRVLVEQTYGAPTAKIYEIRAYNESA; the protein is encoded by the coding sequence ATGAATATAAATCCATCCAGACGTGATTTTATGAAAGTTGCCGGCGCGACCGGTCTTGCCGTTTCATTTGCAAACAACGGGTTCAGCTTCGAGTTAAACAGGCTCCCGCTTCAGGAAATCGAAAACCCCATGCGTCGCCTTAAGCCGTTTCGGGCGCCGAAACGTCCCGTTCAAGAAGCGGTTCCCGGGTTTCTTTGGATTGATGCCGGACAGTTCGATTCGTACGGCGGATGGGAGCTGGATACATTTTTCACCGATTTGGCCGCAGCGTCCGGCTATCTGCTGGCCAACCGTTTCATTGGCCCGCCGGTCGACGATGCGGTGACGACGGTCAACATTCCCGAAAGCGGCCGTTGGCATTTATGGGTTCGTGCGCGCAACTGGTTGCCGGAGCATTCTCCCGGGCAGTTCAAGGTGCTGGTGAACGGTAAAGAGTCCGACCATGTATTCGGCGCGGCCGCGTCGGACCAGTGGGTGTGGGAATCCGGCGGAGCGTATGAACTTTCGGGCGGCAAAACGGAGCTGCGGCTTCAGGATTTGACCGGCCACCTCAGCCGGGTCAGCTCACTGATCCTGACTCGTGACGAAACCTATCGCCCGCCGCAGGATCGCGATGCAATGCTTCAGGAGCGCGCGCGGCTGAGCGGCATTTCCCTGCTGCCTGCGGATCGCGGAAATTTTGACGTGGTTGTTGTCGGCGGAGGCCCTGCCGGTGTTCCGGCGGCGATCGCCGCCGCACGCAACGGTTGCCGGGTGGCGCTGATTCATGACCGTCCGGTTCTGGGCGGCAATGCCAGCCTGGAGCTGATGGTTCCTCCGAACGGCGCGGCACGGCACGAAACCTTTGATCGTGAAACCGGCATTATCGAAGAAATCCGCTGTGAGGGCTGCATTCATTCGCCGCGAAAGGATCACGGCAAAGTGTCCTATGCCATGGAGTTTGTGGTTGCGAATGAGCCGAACATTACACTGTTTCTGAACGAGAATGCAGACAAGGTCACCACGACCGGAAACAAAATCCGGTCGGTGGAATCCCATAACACACTTACCGGCGAGCGCAGTGTTTACCGAGGCGAAACATTTATTGACTGCACCGGCGACGGGTGGATCGGTTATTACGCGGGCGCGGACTATCGTTTCGGACGTGAAGCGCGAAGCGAGTTCAACGAAGCATTTGCTCCCGAAGAGGCCGATAAAAAAACCATGAGCGGCACACTGAGCAACGGTGCAACCAAAGACGGGTATTTTTATTATGTGGTTGAGCGGAAAAAACCGGTTGAGTTTTCACTGCCGAAATGGGGCGTAAAAATTCCCAATCCGGAACGGTTTATGGATAAGCGAAAAGGGGAGTCGGCGTTCAATATCGGTGCATCGTGGTTCGAATATCCGGGGGATGTGGACGATTTGTACGGACAGGAAGAGGCCCGGGATTATTTGTACCGCATTGTGGCCGGAATCTGGGGTTTCTTCAAAAACCACTGGGCTGATAAAGAAAAGGCGGCAAATTTCGAACTGCTGGATATTCCGACCAAACTCGGCATGCGCGAAACGCGCCGCCTGGTGGGTGATCATATTCTGAATCAGAATGAAGTAGAGAATGCGGAGTTGTTTGAGGATCGAGTCGCCTACGCGGGGTGGACGCTGGATGTGCATCATCCAGACGGCGTAATGGGATATGAGCGTTTTACAGCCTACAAGAGAGTTCCGGTCAATCACATTCCGTATCGAAGCCTTTATTCTAAGAATATAAACAATCTCCTGTTCGCAGGGCGCAACGGAAGCTTCAGCGCCATCGCGCTGGGAGCCGTTCGGGTGGAAGTGACCTGCTCGTCCATGGGGCAGGCCGCCGGAACGGCGGCCGCGTTGTGTAAAAAGCACGACTGCGCTCCGCGCGAAATTTACAAGAGGCATCTCAAGGAACTGCAGCAGCAGTTGCTCAAAGACGATCAGTATATCATTGGGATGGTGAACGAAGATCCGGAAGATCGGGCCCTTGTTGCTACAGCAAACGCTTCAGGCTCGATGAGGCCGGAAACCGGGCCGGAAAATGTAAACAACGGAATTGCCCGCCCGTTCGAAGGTAAACCGAACTGCTGGGAAAGCCGGCCGCTGTCCGAGGGGCCCCAGTGGGTGGAAGTCGAATTGCCGAAGCCGGAAAAAATCAATGCGGTTTATCTGGCCTTCGATACCGGGTTGTCCCAGCGCTGGATGAAGATGGCGACACCGGAAATCGAGGGATTGGTGAAAAGCTATGCCGTATCCTGTTTTGATGGTTCAGAATGGCATACGGTGGCTGCGGATCGGAAAAACTATCAGCGCCGGGTCATCTGCCGTTTCCAAGGTTTGGAAACAAAAAAAATCCGTGTGCTTGTCGAACAGACCTACGGGGCTCCGACCGCAAAAATCTACGAAATACGCGCCTATAATGAGTCTGCGTAA
- a CDS encoding sulfatase, which translates to MKQRNVFTAVFGLLAGCAQLSDGGPAVRNIVFILVDDLGIRDLGCYGSDYYETPNCDRLAAEGMRFTEAYAAHAVCSPTRASILTGRYPARLHLTAYIPGQECPNAKLKAPQDWIKYLRLTETTYAEALRDAGFSTCHIGKWHVSPVFGPENHGFETVTPWMKDHSKAGDDPWFVHKYTEAAERFIEKNKDRPFLLTLSHGTVHVPLYENEDLIDKYRKKTSGSSGQNNPVYAAMVERMDWSVGRVLSKLKELNLDENTAVVFFSDNGGLMNVYDKDQKKTITATCNLPHRGGKSQMYEGGIRVPLIVRWPGVTSVGSECDVPVISTDLYPTFLQMVGLPLLPKQHLDGLCLEPLLSGSGTLKRNALYWHYPHYQTLPPHGAIRCNNWKLVEHYEDGKVELFNLKDDPEEAENLASAMPERAQQLQAWLHEHLAAIGAQMPTSNPEYNPDVFWRKGSFNAPFDSWERKQDDDPRRCVEDESVNYGALRNN; encoded by the coding sequence ATGAAGCAGCGGAATGTATTTACAGCAGTCTTTGGTTTGTTGGCCGGTTGCGCCCAGCTTTCTGACGGTGGTCCGGCCGTACGTAACATCGTTTTTATTCTGGTCGATGATTTGGGAATCAGAGACCTGGGGTGTTATGGAAGTGATTATTATGAAACTCCGAACTGCGACCGGTTGGCGGCAGAAGGCATGCGATTTACTGAAGCGTATGCCGCGCATGCAGTCTGTTCGCCGACCCGCGCCAGCATTCTGACCGGCCGTTACCCGGCCCGTCTGCATCTGACCGCCTACATTCCGGGGCAGGAATGTCCGAATGCCAAACTTAAAGCTCCGCAGGACTGGATCAAATATCTGCGTCTGACCGAAACCACCTATGCCGAAGCGTTGCGAGATGCGGGGTTTTCAACCTGCCATATCGGAAAATGGCATGTGTCGCCGGTTTTTGGCCCGGAAAACCACGGGTTTGAAACCGTAACGCCTTGGATGAAAGATCACAGCAAGGCCGGAGACGACCCGTGGTTTGTTCACAAATATACGGAAGCGGCCGAACGCTTTATTGAGAAAAATAAAGATCGACCGTTTCTTCTGACTTTATCGCACGGAACCGTTCATGTGCCGCTGTATGAAAATGAAGATCTGATCGACAAATATCGGAAAAAAACCTCGGGCTCTTCGGGACAGAACAATCCGGTTTACGCCGCGATGGTTGAGCGCATGGACTGGAGTGTCGGACGCGTCCTTTCAAAACTCAAAGAGCTGAATCTTGACGAAAATACTGCTGTGGTCTTTTTCTCGGACAACGGCGGCCTGATGAATGTCTATGACAAGGATCAGAAAAAAACAATAACCGCCACCTGCAATCTGCCGCACCGCGGCGGAAAATCTCAGATGTACGAAGGCGGCATTCGCGTGCCGCTGATTGTCAGGTGGCCCGGCGTTACTTCGGTCGGCTCGGAATGTGATGTCCCGGTCATCAGCACCGACCTCTATCCGACTTTTCTGCAGATGGTCGGCCTGCCATTACTGCCAAAACAGCATCTGGACGGACTTTGCCTTGAACCATTGTTATCCGGCTCCGGAACCTTAAAACGGAATGCTTTGTACTGGCACTATCCTCATTATCAGACTCTGCCGCCGCACGGCGCAATTCGCTGCAACAACTGGAAGCTGGTTGAGCATTACGAAGACGGCAAAGTTGAGCTGTTCAATTTGAAAGATGATCCGGAAGAGGCCGAAAATCTTGCATCCGCAATGCCGGAGCGGGCTCAGCAGTTGCAGGCATGGCTTCATGAGCATTTGGCGGCAATCGGCGCCCAGATGCCGACGTCCAACCCCGAATACAATCCGGATGTTTTCTGGCGGAAGGGATCGTTCAATGCTCCTTTTGATTCATGGGAACGAAAGCAGGATGACGATCCTCGACGGTGTGTTGAAGATGAGTCAGTGAATTATGGTGCTTTGAGAAATAATTAG
- a CDS encoding right-handed parallel beta-helix repeat-containing protein: MKRFWFSGLALAASCLQAVAAEPIPSEQFYVQDFGSDPAVAVTSALAAAQTFGGTAEILFEPGTVYRMGLPDGEGMQSKYAVHIRNATNLVLNGQGATLLITHPEIGAICTEDCQNIEIKNFKIDYDPLPYAQGRIHAVSLSENWFDLKVDEGFLEPDHPCFDRAMAKWGLAIRDAADGGRQYGPGALFSEKWERTGDRIWRFYAKESRYDASLERAGLKFGERYIHMARNYAQAVAAKKCDEVLWENITIYASPGLAFYPHQTSHHTIRNCHVKVKEDRIFSTDADGIHMRGSRGHVLIDGCTFEGMADDGINVHSSAMSVQSQPASNQVLVKKHTYSVRPGDRVVAVDSASAGIIGTAAIQKVEDRGRNWLLSMDREFAPFNTEGAAGVNEHGDPIVAVNFYNLSESADQFMIRNCEFRDYRGRGILVSAHGGLIENNTFRVREGWGIVMNYETSRWAEGPIAHDVVIRNNRFFAKSASRQPAIQSRIHTRAGVQVDGNPVRNISIENNRFYGYQFPAIRMEYTEGLELKNNEEISAAE, encoded by the coding sequence ATGAAGCGGTTTTGGTTTAGCGGGCTTGCGCTGGCGGCCAGTTGTTTGCAGGCTGTCGCAGCAGAGCCGATTCCTTCGGAACAGTTTTATGTACAGGATTTCGGATCGGACCCGGCGGTCGCGGTGACATCAGCTCTTGCTGCAGCTCAGACTTTCGGTGGTACAGCCGAAATTCTGTTTGAGCCGGGTACGGTTTATCGTATGGGCTTGCCGGATGGAGAGGGGATGCAGTCCAAATATGCCGTTCATATTCGTAATGCAACCAATTTGGTTTTGAACGGGCAGGGCGCGACGCTGCTGATTACCCATCCGGAAATTGGAGCAATCTGCACAGAGGATTGCCAAAACATCGAAATTAAAAATTTTAAAATCGATTACGACCCGCTGCCATATGCTCAAGGCCGGATTCATGCTGTGAGTCTGTCTGAAAACTGGTTTGATCTGAAAGTTGATGAGGGTTTTCTCGAACCCGATCATCCCTGTTTCGATCGGGCCATGGCCAAGTGGGGATTGGCGATCCGTGATGCAGCAGACGGTGGGCGGCAATACGGGCCGGGTGCTCTTTTTTCAGAAAAATGGGAGCGAACGGGAGATCGAATCTGGAGGTTCTATGCGAAGGAAAGCCGCTATGATGCTTCCTTGGAGCGCGCTGGCCTGAAGTTCGGAGAGCGTTATATTCATATGGCCCGCAACTATGCGCAGGCTGTGGCTGCAAAAAAATGCGATGAAGTCCTGTGGGAGAATATCACCATTTATGCATCACCGGGTCTGGCTTTTTATCCTCATCAAACCAGCCATCACACGATTCGCAACTGTCATGTGAAAGTCAAAGAGGACCGGATTTTTTCGACCGATGCCGACGGGATTCACATGCGTGGTTCACGTGGACATGTCCTGATTGACGGGTGCACGTTTGAAGGAATGGCCGATGATGGAATCAATGTACACAGTTCCGCCATGTCGGTTCAGTCTCAGCCCGCATCGAATCAGGTGCTGGTCAAAAAACATACCTACAGTGTGCGCCCCGGGGACCGGGTGGTGGCGGTGGATTCTGCGTCTGCCGGCATCATCGGAACGGCTGCGATTCAAAAGGTCGAAGATCGGGGGCGCAATTGGCTGCTGTCGATGGATCGAGAGTTCGCACCGTTCAACACCGAAGGTGCCGCCGGGGTGAATGAACACGGGGATCCGATTGTGGCTGTGAATTTTTATAATCTTTCTGAGTCTGCCGACCAGTTTATGATCCGCAACTGCGAGTTTAGGGATTATCGCGGCCGCGGCATTCTGGTGAGTGCGCATGGCGGGCTGATTGAAAACAATACCTTCAGGGTTCGCGAAGGTTGGGGCATCGTCATGAATTATGAGACCAGTCGCTGGGCAGAAGGGCCGATTGCGCATGATGTTGTCATCCGGAACAACCGGTTTTTTGCAAAGTCGGCATCCCGGCAGCCTGCCATTCAGTCCCGGATTCATACCCGTGCCGGAGTGCAGGTTGACGGCAATCCGGTCCGCAATATCTCAATCGAAAATAACCGGTTTTACGGATATCAGTTCCCGGCAATCCGCATGGAGTATACTGAAGGACTTGAATTGAAGAACAACGAAGAGATTTCGGCTGCCGAATGA